A genomic window from Silene latifolia isolate original U9 population chromosome Y, ASM4854445v1, whole genome shotgun sequence includes:
- the LOC141634404 gene encoding putative galacturonosyltransferase 9: protein MAVAGRGGRGPPGSGIRSIMSYRIFVTIVFSLLFFLALKLLFVSPSYPSSDPVMPTTGNAYIHRTFLALKSDPSKTRLDLIHKQAQVHIMLVNAYAAYARKLKLENSRQLSQYEELAQNFTDLLSKPAYRAALFETDGAVDEEVLRQFEKEVKDKVKLARLMIADAKESYDNQLKIQKLKDTIFAVHEQFVKAKKNGAIASYIAAKSVPKSLHCLGMRLVVERIAHPDKYKDEEPKPEFEDPTLYHYAIFSENIIAVSVVVNSVVKNAKEPGKHVFHVVTNRKIVAAMKVWFIMRPVKGGAHIEVKAIEDFSFLNPSYVPFLRQLESAKSRTLDAENQTDTNTVKDADHPQFLSMLSHLRFYLPEMYPNLHRIVLLDDDVVVQKDLTDLWNIDLEGKVSGAVDTCFGSFHRYSHYLNFSHPLIRENFNPKACAWAFGMIIFDLDAWRREKSTEQYHYWQNLNEDHALWQSGTLPAGLVTFYSKTKSLDKSWHVLGLGYNPSVSMDEIRNAAVIHFSGSMKPWLDIAMNQYKELWTKYVDNDMEFVQMCNFGL from the exons GTGATGCCAACAACTGGAAATGCATATATTCATCGAACATTTCTAGCTTTGAAGTCAGATCCGTCGAAGACAAGGCTTGATCTAATTCACAAACAAGCCCAAGTTCATATTATGCTTGTTAATGCCTATGCTGCCTATGCGCGCAAGTTGAAACTTGAGAATTCACGGCAGCTTAGTCAGTATGAGGAGTTGGCACAGAACTTTACTGACTTGTTGTCTAAGCCTGCGTACCGCGCTGCTTTGTTTGAGACAGATGGTGCTGTTGATGAGGAAGTTTTGAGGCAATTTGAAAAGGAAGTAAAGGATAAAGTGAAGTTGGCACGGTTAATGATTGCAGACGCTAAAGAGTCGTATGACAATCAGCTTAAGATTCAAAAATTGAAGGATACAATATTTGCAGTTCATGAACAATTTGTTAAAGCAAAAAAGAATGGCGCTATTGCAAGCTACATTGCTGCCAAATCAGTGCCCAAAAGTTTGCATTGTCTTGGCATGAGGCTTGTTGTGGAGAGAATCGCTCACCCTGACAAGTACAAGGACGAAGAGCCAAAGCCTGAGTTTGAGGACCCAACACTTTACCATTATGCCATATTCTCAGAAAATATCATTGCTGTATCCGTAGTTGTTAACTCTGTGGTTAAGAATGCTAAAGAGCCAGGGAAGCACGTTTTCCACGTGGTGACAAATAGAAAGATTGTTGCAGCTATGAAGGTGTGGTTCATAATGAGGCCTGTTAAAGGGGGAGCCCATATTGAAGTTAAAGCCATAGAAGACTTCAGCTTTTTGAATCCATCATATGTGCCATTCCTCAGACAGCTTGAATCGGCTAAGTCACGGACACTTGATGCTGAGAATCAGACTGATACAAATACAGTTAAAGATGCCGACCATCCCCAGTTCTTGTCCATGTTGAGTCATCTGAGGTTTTATTTGCCCGAGATGTATCCTAACTTGCATCGTATTGTACTTCTGGATGATGATGTTGTTGTGCAGAAGGACTTGACTGATTTGTGGAACATTGACTTAGAGGGAAAAGTCAGCGGGGCTGTCGACACCTGCTTTGGGTCCTTCCACAGGTATTCCCACTATTTAAACTTTTCTCATCCTCTCATCAGGGAGAACTTTAACCCCAAGGCCTGTGCCTGGGCTTTTGGGATGATTATATTTGACTTGGATGCATGGAGGCGTGAAAAATCCACCGAGCAGTACCACTATTGGCAGAACTTG AATGAAGATCATGCCCTGTGGCAGTCGGGAACTCTTCCTGCTGGGCTTGTTACATTCTATTCGAAGACGAAGTCGTTGGACAAATCATGGCATGTACTTGGGCTTGGTTACAATCCAAGTGTGAGCATGGATGAGATAAGAAATGCAGCAGTCATTCATTTCAGCGGGAGCATGAAACCATGGCTAGACATTGCGATGAATCAGTACAAAGAGCTTTGGACCAAGTATGTGGACAATGACATGGAATTTGTGCAGATGTGCAATTTTGGCCTGTAG